A stretch of the Vigna radiata var. radiata cultivar VC1973A chromosome 7, Vradiata_ver6, whole genome shotgun sequence genome encodes the following:
- the LOC106768980 gene encoding uncharacterized protein LOC106768980 isoform X2, giving the protein MASCTSLSLCPHIFCCRHRPYPTRRSLSCSLSSSSIPDTDGPKVLRKRSRRIEGPRKSMEDSVQRKMEEFYEGRDGPPLRVLPIGGLGEIGMNCMLVGNYDRYILIDAGVMFPDYDELGVQKIIPDTTFIRKWRHKIEAVIITHGHEDHIGALPWVIPALDSHTPIFASSFTMELIRKRLKDHGIFVPSRLKVFRTRKKFMAGPFEIEPITVTHSIPDCCGLVLRCSDGTILHTGDWKIDEKPLDGKVFDREALEELSKEGVTLMMSDSTNVLSPGRTTSESVVADALLRNISAAKGRVITTQFASNIHRLGSVKAAADLTGRKLVFVGMSLRTYLDAAWKDGKAPIDPSTLVKAEDIDAYAPKDLLIVTTGSQAEPRAALNLASYGSSHSIKLTKEDIVLYSAKVIPGNESRVMEMLNRISDIGSTIIMGKNECLHTSGHGYRGELEEVLRIVKPQHFLPIHGELLFLKEHELLGKSTGIRHTTVIKNGEMLGVSHLRNKRVLSNGFASLGKENFQLMYSDGEKAFGTSSELFIDERMRIALDGIIVVSMEIFRPQNLDSPDENTLKGKIRITTRCLWLDKGKLLDALHKAAHAALSSCPASCPLAHMERIVSEVLRKMVRKYSGKRPEVIVIAVENPAAVLANEIKTKLSGKFHVDGAPTLRKVLDGRGKENQRTKTQIRDRIDVGSILPIEDIAISSGVEDDLSDAEVSDDFFKPLVVSSPVEKSIKANNGYVPQMEKSSPSKDGSSEDTEECNSVNTSDSEPKSSKSAKRNKWKHDEVKKLIGMRGELNDRFQVVKGRMALWEEISQNLLSNGISRSPGQCKSLWTSLLQKYEEVKNEKNGKKKWPYLEEMERILSDSETLASK; this is encoded by the exons ATGGCCTCTTGCACTTCCCTTTCTCTTTGTCCTCACATCTTCTGTTGCCGCCACCGGCCTTACCCTACGCGCCGTTCTCTTTCTTGCTCTCTCTCCTCTTCTTCCATCCCCG ATACGGATGGCCCTAAAGTTCTGCGTAAGAGATCGAGAAGGATAGAAGGTCCTAGAAAAAGTATGGAAGATTCTGTTCAACGCAAGATGGAGGAATTTTATGAAGGACGGGATGGGCCACCCCTTAGAGTTCTTCCCATTGGTGGGTTGGGTGAAATTGGGATGAATTGCATGCTTGTTGGCAATTATGATCGCTATATTCTCATTGATGCTGGTGTCATGTTTCCAGA CTATGATGAGCTTGGGGTCCAGAAGATCATACCTGATACAACGTTTATAAGAAAATGGAGACACAAAATTGAAGCAGTTATTATAACTCATGGTCATGAAGATCATATTGGTGCATTGCCTTGG GTCATCCCGGCACTAGATTCTCACACACCAATTTTTGCGTCATCCTTTACGATGGAG CTTATAAGGAAGCGTTTGAAGGATCATGGTATTTTTGTTCCGTCACGACTGAAAGTTTTTAGAACGAGGAAGAAGTTTATGGCAGGGCCATTTGAAATTGAGCCTATCACAGTGACTCATTCTATTCCTGATTGTTGTGGCCTAGTGCTCCGATGTTCTGATGGTACCATTCTTCACACTGGGGATTGGAAG ATTGATGAAAAACCGTTAGATGGAAAAGTTTTTGATCGTGAAGCTCTAGAGGAACTCTCTAAAGAAGGAGTCACGTTG ATGATGAGTGATTCAACAAATGTACTCTCACCTGGAAGGACAACCAGTGAATCTGTTGTAGCAGATGCGCTATTGAGGAATATTTCAGCTGCTAAAGGACGTGTTATAACGACCCAGTTTGCATCAAATATACATCGTCTTGGAAGTGTAAAAGCTGCTGCTGATTTAACTGGTAGAAAGTTG GTATTTGTTGGCATGTCACTAAGAACATATTTAGATGCAGCTTGGAAGGATGGAAAAGCTCCAATTGATCCATCTACTCTG GTGAAAGCGGAGGATATTGACGCATATGCACCAAAAGATTTGCTAATTGTTACAACGGGGTCTCAA GCAGAACCACGTGCTGCCTTAAATCTTGCATCTTATGGAAGTAGTCATTCTATCAAGCTGACAAAGGAGGATATTGTGTTATATTCAGCCAAG GTTATCCCTGGCAACGAGTCTCGTGTTATGGAAATGCTAAACCGCATATCAGATATTGGATCAACTATAATTATGGGGAAGAATGAATGTCTGCACACATCTGGCCATGGGTATCGTGGAGAATTG GAGGAAGTGCTTAGAATTGTGAAGCCACAGCATTTTTTACCCATACATGGAGAACTCTTGTTCTTGAAGGAACATGAATTACTTGGAAAATCAACTGGCATTCGGCACACTACT GTTATTAAGAATGGAGAGATGCTTGGTGTTTCTCATTTGAGAAACAAAAGAGTCCTTTCCAATGGTTTCGCTTCACTTGGAAAAGAGAATTTCCAG TTGATGTATAGTGATGGCGAGAAAGCATTTGGTACATCAAGTGAACTCTTTATTGATGAAAGAATGAGAATTGCATTAGATGGCATCATAGTTGTTAG CATGGAGATATTTCGCCCACAAAATTTAGACAGTCCAGATGAGAACAccttaaaaggaaaaataagaattacaacAAGATGCCTGTGGCTTGACAAGGGCAAGCTGTTGGATGCACTCCATAAAGCTGCTCATGCTGCCCTTTCAAGCTGCCCTGCAAGCTGTCCACTGGCTCATATGGAAAGAATTGTGTCTGAGGTGTTGAGAAAAATGGTGAGGAAGTACAGTGGCAAGCGGCCTGAAGTTATTGTCATTGCTGTAGAAAATCCTGCAGCTGTTCTTGCTAATGAGATAAAGACGAAACTGTCTGGAAAATTCCATGTGGATGGGGCACCGACATTGAGAAAAGTGCTGGATGGACGTGGGAAAGAAAATCAGAGAACTAAAACACAAATAAGAG ATCGAATTGATGTAGGGAGTATACTACCTATTGAAGACATTGCTATCTCAAGTGGAGTTGAGGATGACTTGTCTGATGCGGAGGTTTCAGACGACTTTTTTAAACCACTTGTTGTATCCTCTCCAGTTGAGAAGTCAATTAAAGCTAACAATGGTTATGTACCACAAATGGAGAAGTCATCCCCTTCAAAGGATGGTAGTTCTGAAGATACCGAAGAATGCAATTCTGTAAATACATCAGATTCTGAACCTAAATCTTCAAAATcagcaaaaagaaataaatggaaACATGATGAAGTTAAGAAGCTGATTGGCATGCGTGGGGAACTGAATGACCGATTTCAAGTTGTTAAAGGAAGGATGGCCCTCTGGGAAGAAATATCTCAGAATTTGTTGTCTAATGGGATCAGCAGAAGTCCCGGCCAGTGTAAATCTCTGTGGACATCTTTGTTACAGAAATACGAG
- the LOC106768980 gene encoding uncharacterized protein LOC106768980 isoform X1, with protein MASCTSLSLCPHIFCCRHRPYPTRRSLSCSLSSSSIPDTDGPKVLRKRSRRIEGPRKSMEDSVQRKMEEFYEGRDGPPLRVLPIGGLGEIGMNCMLVGNYDRYILIDAGVMFPDYDELGVQKIIPDTTFIRKWRHKIEAVIITHGHEDHIGALPWVIPALDSHTPIFASSFTMELIRKRLKDHGIFVPSRLKVFRTRKKFMAGPFEIEPITVTHSIPDCCGLVLRCSDGTILHTGDWKIDEKPLDGKVFDREALEELSKEGVTLMMSDSTNVLSPGRTTSESVVADALLRNISAAKGRVITTQFASNIHRLGSVKAAADLTGRKLVFVGMSLRTYLDAAWKDGKAPIDPSTLVKAEDIDAYAPKDLLIVTTGSQAEPRAALNLASYGSSHSIKLTKEDIVLYSAKVIPGNESRVMEMLNRISDIGSTIIMGKNECLHTSGHGYRGELEEVLRIVKPQHFLPIHGELLFLKEHELLGKSTGIRHTTVIKNGEMLGVSHLRNKRVLSNGFASLGKENFQLMYSDGEKAFGTSSELFIDERMRIALDGIIVVSMEIFRPQNLDSPDENTLKGKIRITTRCLWLDKGKLLDALHKAAHAALSSCPASCPLAHMERIVSEVLRKMVRKYSGKRPEVIVIAVENPAAVLANEIKTKLSGKFHVDGAPTLRKVLDGRGKENQRTKTQIRDRIDVGSILPIEDIAISSGVEDDLSDAEVSDDFFKPLVVSSPVEKSIKANNGYVPQMEKSSPSKDGSSEDTEECNSVNTSDSEPKSSKSAKRNKWKHDEVKKLIGMRGELNDRFQVVKGRMALWEEISQNLLSNGISRSPGQCKSLWTSLLQKYEQEVKNEKNGKKKWPYLEEMERILSDSETLASK; from the exons ATGGCCTCTTGCACTTCCCTTTCTCTTTGTCCTCACATCTTCTGTTGCCGCCACCGGCCTTACCCTACGCGCCGTTCTCTTTCTTGCTCTCTCTCCTCTTCTTCCATCCCCG ATACGGATGGCCCTAAAGTTCTGCGTAAGAGATCGAGAAGGATAGAAGGTCCTAGAAAAAGTATGGAAGATTCTGTTCAACGCAAGATGGAGGAATTTTATGAAGGACGGGATGGGCCACCCCTTAGAGTTCTTCCCATTGGTGGGTTGGGTGAAATTGGGATGAATTGCATGCTTGTTGGCAATTATGATCGCTATATTCTCATTGATGCTGGTGTCATGTTTCCAGA CTATGATGAGCTTGGGGTCCAGAAGATCATACCTGATACAACGTTTATAAGAAAATGGAGACACAAAATTGAAGCAGTTATTATAACTCATGGTCATGAAGATCATATTGGTGCATTGCCTTGG GTCATCCCGGCACTAGATTCTCACACACCAATTTTTGCGTCATCCTTTACGATGGAG CTTATAAGGAAGCGTTTGAAGGATCATGGTATTTTTGTTCCGTCACGACTGAAAGTTTTTAGAACGAGGAAGAAGTTTATGGCAGGGCCATTTGAAATTGAGCCTATCACAGTGACTCATTCTATTCCTGATTGTTGTGGCCTAGTGCTCCGATGTTCTGATGGTACCATTCTTCACACTGGGGATTGGAAG ATTGATGAAAAACCGTTAGATGGAAAAGTTTTTGATCGTGAAGCTCTAGAGGAACTCTCTAAAGAAGGAGTCACGTTG ATGATGAGTGATTCAACAAATGTACTCTCACCTGGAAGGACAACCAGTGAATCTGTTGTAGCAGATGCGCTATTGAGGAATATTTCAGCTGCTAAAGGACGTGTTATAACGACCCAGTTTGCATCAAATATACATCGTCTTGGAAGTGTAAAAGCTGCTGCTGATTTAACTGGTAGAAAGTTG GTATTTGTTGGCATGTCACTAAGAACATATTTAGATGCAGCTTGGAAGGATGGAAAAGCTCCAATTGATCCATCTACTCTG GTGAAAGCGGAGGATATTGACGCATATGCACCAAAAGATTTGCTAATTGTTACAACGGGGTCTCAA GCAGAACCACGTGCTGCCTTAAATCTTGCATCTTATGGAAGTAGTCATTCTATCAAGCTGACAAAGGAGGATATTGTGTTATATTCAGCCAAG GTTATCCCTGGCAACGAGTCTCGTGTTATGGAAATGCTAAACCGCATATCAGATATTGGATCAACTATAATTATGGGGAAGAATGAATGTCTGCACACATCTGGCCATGGGTATCGTGGAGAATTG GAGGAAGTGCTTAGAATTGTGAAGCCACAGCATTTTTTACCCATACATGGAGAACTCTTGTTCTTGAAGGAACATGAATTACTTGGAAAATCAACTGGCATTCGGCACACTACT GTTATTAAGAATGGAGAGATGCTTGGTGTTTCTCATTTGAGAAACAAAAGAGTCCTTTCCAATGGTTTCGCTTCACTTGGAAAAGAGAATTTCCAG TTGATGTATAGTGATGGCGAGAAAGCATTTGGTACATCAAGTGAACTCTTTATTGATGAAAGAATGAGAATTGCATTAGATGGCATCATAGTTGTTAG CATGGAGATATTTCGCCCACAAAATTTAGACAGTCCAGATGAGAACAccttaaaaggaaaaataagaattacaacAAGATGCCTGTGGCTTGACAAGGGCAAGCTGTTGGATGCACTCCATAAAGCTGCTCATGCTGCCCTTTCAAGCTGCCCTGCAAGCTGTCCACTGGCTCATATGGAAAGAATTGTGTCTGAGGTGTTGAGAAAAATGGTGAGGAAGTACAGTGGCAAGCGGCCTGAAGTTATTGTCATTGCTGTAGAAAATCCTGCAGCTGTTCTTGCTAATGAGATAAAGACGAAACTGTCTGGAAAATTCCATGTGGATGGGGCACCGACATTGAGAAAAGTGCTGGATGGACGTGGGAAAGAAAATCAGAGAACTAAAACACAAATAAGAG ATCGAATTGATGTAGGGAGTATACTACCTATTGAAGACATTGCTATCTCAAGTGGAGTTGAGGATGACTTGTCTGATGCGGAGGTTTCAGACGACTTTTTTAAACCACTTGTTGTATCCTCTCCAGTTGAGAAGTCAATTAAAGCTAACAATGGTTATGTACCACAAATGGAGAAGTCATCCCCTTCAAAGGATGGTAGTTCTGAAGATACCGAAGAATGCAATTCTGTAAATACATCAGATTCTGAACCTAAATCTTCAAAATcagcaaaaagaaataaatggaaACATGATGAAGTTAAGAAGCTGATTGGCATGCGTGGGGAACTGAATGACCGATTTCAAGTTGTTAAAGGAAGGATGGCCCTCTGGGAAGAAATATCTCAGAATTTGTTGTCTAATGGGATCAGCAGAAGTCCCGGCCAGTGTAAATCTCTGTGGACATCTTTGTTACAGAAATACGAG